The following proteins are encoded in a genomic region of Qipengyuania oceanensis:
- a CDS encoding beta-galactosidase: MRLGVCYYPEHWPQHMWPRDAKRMAELGLSRVRIGEFAWSRIEPEPGRFDWDWLDQAIDKLHEAGLGIILGTPTATPPKWLVDRMPDMIALDAQGRPRGFGSRRHYCFSHDGYREEAARITRAVADRYGRHKGVVGWQTDNEYGCHDTVQSFSTAARDAFRSWLAERYGSIDALNEAWGNVFWSMEARSFEEIELPNLTVTEANPAHWLAFRRFSSDQVVRFNRVQVDILRALSPGRDIMHNAMGFYTGYDHHDLAADLDVLGWDSYPLGFLEMFRFSDEEKLAFARSGHPDIAAFHHDLYRGCAAGRGAEGRWSVLEQQPGPVNWARHNPAPLPGMVRLWTLEALAHGAELVSYFRWRQFPKAQEQMHAGLLRPDDASAPAFAEVEQVATELDAWAEPGPGVKHAAIVFSYPAEWMTQIQPQGEGCSALWAAFRSYEALRRQGLNVDILAPDAPLDGYRLIVVPCLPIVPDDLADRLASSASQVIIGPRSGSRDADFAIPEGLPPGPLADLVGGRVVLSETLRPGLFHNGAGWNVTRWLERLEGDAEAELVCDDGTIACWRNGRVRYCAAWPEGQLIQTIVGRAAADAGLPVDLLPEGRRRRTCERLTFEFEYLAGGVSVSATA, encoded by the coding sequence ATGCGGCTTGGGGTCTGTTATTATCCGGAGCACTGGCCGCAGCACATGTGGCCCCGCGATGCCAAGCGGATGGCCGAGCTCGGTCTCTCGCGCGTGCGGATCGGCGAATTCGCCTGGAGCAGGATCGAGCCGGAACCCGGCAGGTTCGACTGGGACTGGCTCGACCAAGCGATCGATAAGCTGCACGAGGCAGGCCTCGGCATCATTCTCGGCACACCTACCGCCACACCGCCCAAGTGGCTCGTCGACCGGATGCCGGACATGATCGCGCTCGATGCGCAGGGCAGGCCGCGCGGCTTCGGTTCGCGGCGGCATTATTGCTTCAGTCACGACGGCTATCGCGAGGAAGCGGCGCGGATCACCCGCGCCGTGGCCGATCGCTATGGCAGGCACAAAGGCGTGGTCGGCTGGCAGACCGACAACGAATACGGCTGCCACGACACGGTCCAGAGTTTCTCGACCGCGGCGCGCGATGCGTTCCGGTCGTGGCTCGCCGAGCGCTACGGCTCGATCGATGCGCTTAACGAAGCATGGGGCAATGTCTTCTGGTCGATGGAGGCGCGCTCGTTCGAAGAGATCGAGTTGCCGAACCTGACCGTGACCGAAGCGAACCCGGCGCATTGGCTCGCCTTCCGGCGTTTCTCCTCCGACCAGGTGGTGCGATTCAACAGGGTGCAAGTGGACATACTGCGCGCGCTGTCGCCGGGACGCGACATCATGCACAATGCAATGGGGTTCTACACCGGCTACGACCATCACGACCTTGCCGCAGATCTCGACGTGCTGGGGTGGGACAGCTATCCGCTCGGCTTCCTCGAGATGTTCCGCTTCTCGGACGAGGAAAAACTCGCCTTTGCGCGTAGCGGGCACCCGGACATCGCCGCTTTCCACCACGACCTTTATCGCGGCTGCGCGGCCGGACGCGGCGCGGAAGGTCGCTGGTCGGTCCTCGAACAGCAGCCGGGTCCGGTGAACTGGGCGCGGCACAACCCGGCCCCCCTGCCCGGGATGGTCCGCTTGTGGACGCTCGAGGCATTGGCTCATGGCGCGGAGTTGGTCAGCTACTTCCGCTGGCGCCAGTTTCCCAAGGCACAGGAACAGATGCATGCCGGCCTGCTGCGCCCGGACGACGCGTCTGCACCGGCGTTCGCCGAGGTCGAGCAGGTCGCCACGGAACTCGATGCATGGGCCGAACCGGGTCCGGGCGTGAAGCACGCGGCCATCGTCTTTTCCTATCCGGCCGAATGGATGACGCAGATCCAGCCGCAGGGCGAAGGCTGCTCGGCCCTGTGGGCGGCATTCCGCAGTTATGAGGCGCTGCGCAGACAGGGCCTCAATGTCGACATCCTCGCGCCCGACGCGCCGCTCGACGGCTATCGCCTGATCGTGGTCCCGTGCCTGCCGATCGTGCCTGACGATCTGGCCGATCGCCTGGCAAGCTCGGCCTCGCAGGTCATCATCGGCCCGCGCTCGGGCAGCCGCGACGCGGATTTCGCCATACCGGAGGGCCTGCCACCCGGCCCCTTGGCCGATCTGGTCGGCGGGCGCGTGGTCTTGAGCGAGACGCTCCGGCCCGGCCTTTTTCACAACGGCGCAGGTTGGAACGTGACGCGCTGGCTCGAACGGCTGGAAGGCGATGCGGAGGCCGAACTGGTTTGCGACGACGGCACGATTGCCTGCTGGCGCAACGGGCGGGTGCGCTATTGCGCCGCCTGGCCGGAAGGTCAGCTCATCCAAACGATCGTCGGCCGCGCCGCTGCTGACGCGGGCTTGCCCGTCGACCTGCTGCCCGAAGGACGTCGCCGCAGAACCTGCGAGCGTCTCACTTTCGAATTCGAATACCTGGCCGGCGGGGTGTCGGTCAGCGCAACGGCCTGA
- a CDS encoding sodium:solute symporter family transporter translates to MENTGAIGSALQIGVFAGLTALVGLLTWWKVRKAKHDGSEQDVYLAGKGLSWLFVAGAITLTNLSTDQLVGMNGNQMLLLAWWEIAGFVGLMAIAFVFVPVYYRYNCTTVTELLERRYDGRSIRTLISAIFIAGNLLIYLPAALYSGGLFLQSLFGDAVPLMVFAITLALIGAAYTIFGGLRAVAVMDTFAGIGILFLALVIVFLALAAVDFDIVTGVPPERLSMVGAADSPIPFHTLFTGMAFIQIFYWSTNQNITQKAMAAPTVREAQKGVFAAAAVRILIVPPIVVIPGVVAYKLFGDIGDVAYGRLVAEVLPGWLSGAFAAMVAAAVITTFSAVLNSTIALYSVDFHERYVGHVTNHWRLAAVMSALVTVVAIAMVPVFQNAESIINLLQQLNGLSSMPILSAFIAALLFRNVAATSAIVGVVWGVALYGAYTFWFEPSGLIAMHYIDFMVITLVTSVLAALGFNRLVLGRRAEFIGLALFRGDEAMRPAAD, encoded by the coding sequence ATGGAGAATACCGGCGCCATCGGGAGTGCGTTGCAGATCGGGGTCTTCGCCGGGCTGACCGCGCTGGTCGGCCTGCTGACCTGGTGGAAAGTCCGCAAGGCAAAGCACGACGGTAGCGAGCAGGACGTCTATCTCGCGGGGAAGGGCCTCAGCTGGCTATTTGTGGCCGGGGCGATCACGCTCACCAACCTCTCGACCGATCAGCTGGTCGGCATGAACGGCAACCAGATGCTGTTGCTCGCATGGTGGGAGATTGCCGGGTTCGTGGGACTGATGGCAATCGCGTTCGTTTTCGTGCCGGTCTACTATCGCTACAATTGCACGACGGTGACCGAGTTGCTCGAGCGGCGCTATGACGGACGTTCGATCCGCACGCTGATCTCGGCCATTTTCATTGCCGGCAATTTGCTGATCTACCTGCCGGCGGCGCTTTATTCGGGGGGACTGTTCCTGCAGTCGCTGTTCGGTGACGCCGTTCCGCTGATGGTCTTCGCCATTACGCTGGCGCTGATCGGCGCGGCCTACACCATCTTCGGCGGCCTGCGGGCCGTCGCGGTAATGGACACCTTCGCCGGGATCGGAATCCTGTTCCTCGCGCTGGTGATCGTCTTCCTCGCGCTCGCGGCGGTCGACTTCGACATCGTGACCGGCGTGCCGCCCGAACGGCTGAGCATGGTCGGCGCGGCGGACAGCCCGATCCCGTTCCACACGCTGTTCACGGGCATGGCCTTCATCCAGATCTTTTACTGGTCGACCAACCAGAACATCACGCAAAAGGCGATGGCCGCGCCGACCGTGCGCGAGGCACAGAAGGGCGTCTTCGCCGCAGCCGCAGTCCGCATCCTGATCGTCCCGCCGATCGTCGTGATACCGGGCGTAGTCGCCTACAAGCTGTTCGGCGACATCGGCGACGTGGCCTATGGCAGGCTCGTCGCAGAGGTGTTGCCCGGTTGGCTCTCGGGGGCCTTCGCAGCGATGGTGGCTGCCGCCGTCATCACCACATTCAGCGCCGTGCTCAATTCCACGATCGCGCTCTATTCCGTCGATTTCCACGAACGCTATGTCGGCCATGTCACCAACCACTGGCGGCTGGCGGCAGTCATGTCGGCACTTGTGACGGTCGTCGCGATCGCGATGGTGCCGGTGTTCCAGAATGCGGAGAGCATCATCAACCTGCTGCAGCAGTTGAATGGCCTGTCCTCCATGCCGATCCTGTCCGCGTTCATTGCGGCGCTGCTGTTCCGCAACGTCGCTGCCACTTCTGCGATCGTGGGAGTGGTGTGGGGCGTTGCGCTCTACGGTGCGTACACCTTCTGGTTCGAACCCTCCGGCTTGATCGCGATGCATTACATCGATTTCATGGTCATAACGCTGGTGACATCGGTGCTGGCGGCGCTCGGCTTCAACCGGCTGGTGCTGGGCCGGCGGGCCGAGTTCATCGGCCTTGCGCTGTTTCGCGGCGACGAGGCGATGCGGCCGGCAGCGGACTGA
- a CDS encoding alpha-galactosidase, translated as MKAAPLIQLHGEEWSLVLERRDGRQPVWRHFGPRVDPGDLPRLEDLRAPAHFSLQGDFAMPLFPVAAEGWFGPPALEAVGEDGRAITLDFDETAVAHDGNALEIELLDGSAGIAVAIAFRPTGGGGLQAQTRIENRSGAPLTLIRLASLVFPLASGMREIVSFRGVYGAEFAECREAMPEHAWIRETRRGLPGHGGPCGCYVMGEATGWHSGFAVALQLAWSGDARLAIERDDEGFWTCAAEAAMQPGELVLGPGASLAAPPVLLALSTAGRNGAMAQMHGAVRERIDWPGGSANPRPVHLNSWEACYFAHDRRRIVELAQAAADIGAERFVLDDGWFKGRNDDRAALGDWNADPEKYPEGLAPLAEEIRAMGLGFGVWVEPEMVNPDSDLHRAQPDWALSLEGRASPTARNQLVLDMRRAEVRDYLFDRIDALLREIPIEYLKWDHNREHMPTGGAEQVRGIYALLDRLRLAHPGVEIESCAAGGGRIDAGIAAYVHRFWTSDNLDAVARVSIQRGFLAFMPPELMGTHVGARPAHSTGRSQPLNFRAAIACQGHFGIELDPRSLSTGDRDELRRWVGFYKRWRPVIHGGRSWLGEGGDGIVWQAQGNERELLLWVVRRDHGSDRRAQPLRLPFADGGHWSVRLLRHAGTTTMMTPRPGAAIAAMREEPAVFTGSWLAHNGLPVPSLSAESALIYHLEKAS; from the coding sequence ATGAAGGCTGCGCCGCTCATCCAGTTGCACGGCGAGGAATGGAGCCTCGTCCTCGAACGGCGCGACGGTCGACAACCCGTCTGGCGGCATTTCGGACCGCGGGTCGATCCGGGAGATCTGCCCAGGCTCGAGGACCTTCGTGCGCCCGCACATTTCTCGCTGCAGGGCGATTTCGCGATGCCACTATTCCCGGTGGCTGCAGAAGGCTGGTTCGGTCCGCCAGCGCTCGAGGCCGTCGGCGAGGACGGCCGGGCAATCACCCTCGATTTCGACGAAACGGCAGTTGCACATGACGGCAACGCGCTCGAGATAGAGCTGCTTGACGGGTCTGCGGGGATCGCGGTCGCCATCGCCTTTCGTCCGACCGGTGGCGGCGGACTGCAGGCGCAGACCCGGATCGAGAACCGGTCCGGAGCGCCGCTGACGCTGATCCGCCTCGCGAGCCTGGTCTTTCCGCTCGCTAGCGGCATGCGCGAGATCGTGTCGTTCCGCGGCGTGTACGGCGCGGAGTTCGCCGAGTGCCGCGAGGCGATGCCGGAGCACGCCTGGATACGCGAGACGCGGCGCGGCCTGCCCGGCCATGGCGGGCCATGCGGATGCTATGTCATGGGAGAGGCCACCGGCTGGCATTCGGGCTTCGCGGTGGCGTTACAGCTCGCTTGGTCGGGCGATGCGCGGCTGGCGATCGAGCGCGATGACGAGGGGTTCTGGACCTGTGCGGCAGAAGCCGCAATGCAGCCGGGCGAACTGGTGCTCGGACCGGGCGCAAGCCTGGCCGCTCCGCCGGTGCTTCTCGCCCTTTCCACTGCCGGTCGTAACGGAGCAATGGCCCAGATGCACGGTGCCGTGCGAGAGCGGATCGACTGGCCAGGGGGATCGGCAAATCCGCGCCCGGTGCATCTCAACAGCTGGGAAGCGTGCTATTTCGCGCATGACCGAAGGCGCATCGTCGAACTGGCGCAGGCCGCCGCCGACATCGGCGCGGAACGCTTCGTGCTCGATGATGGCTGGTTCAAGGGGCGTAACGACGATCGGGCGGCCCTGGGCGACTGGAACGCGGACCCGGAAAAATATCCCGAAGGCCTTGCACCGCTGGCCGAGGAGATCCGGGCCATGGGCCTGGGCTTCGGCGTGTGGGTCGAGCCGGAAATGGTCAATCCGGACAGCGATCTCCATCGCGCGCAACCCGACTGGGCTCTCTCGCTGGAGGGCAGGGCCAGTCCCACGGCGCGCAACCAGCTGGTGCTGGACATGCGCCGAGCGGAAGTGCGCGACTACCTGTTCGACCGGATCGACGCGTTGCTGCGTGAAATACCGATCGAATATCTCAAGTGGGACCACAACCGCGAGCACATGCCCACGGGCGGCGCGGAGCAGGTCCGGGGAATTTACGCACTGCTCGACCGGCTGAGGCTGGCGCATCCCGGGGTCGAGATCGAAAGCTGCGCGGCGGGCGGCGGCAGGATCGATGCGGGAATCGCGGCCTACGTCCATCGCTTCTGGACCAGTGACAATCTCGATGCCGTGGCGCGCGTTTCGATCCAGCGCGGGTTTCTCGCCTTCATGCCGCCGGAACTGATGGGCACGCACGTCGGTGCACGTCCCGCCCACTCGACCGGACGATCGCAGCCGCTGAATTTCCGCGCTGCCATCGCCTGCCAGGGTCACTTCGGGATCGAGCTCGATCCGCGCAGCCTGTCTACGGGCGATCGCGACGAGCTTCGCCGGTGGGTCGGCTTCTACAAGCGCTGGCGTCCGGTGATCCATGGCGGTCGCTCATGGCTGGGCGAGGGCGGCGACGGAATCGTGTGGCAGGCCCAGGGCAACGAACGCGAATTGCTCTTGTGGGTCGTGCGCCGCGATCACGGGTCAGATCGGCGCGCGCAACCGCTTCGCCTGCCCTTCGCCGACGGTGGTCACTGGTCGGTGCGACTTCTGCGCCATGCCGGGACGACGACCATGATGACGCCGCGGCCCGGCGCGGCAATCGCCGCCATGCGCGAGGAACCAGCCGTGTTTACCGGCAGCTGGCTGGCTCACAACGGCTTGCCGGTGCCCTCGCTCTCCGCCGAAAGCGCCTTGATCTATCATCTGGAGAAAGCGTCGTGA
- a CDS encoding UDP-glucose--hexose-1-phosphate uridylyltransferase translates to MSLDPPHRRKNLLTGEWVLVSPQRMNRPWQGERKSTAAAARASHDPDCYLCPGNLRSGGQHNPAYDAVFTFANDFPALEARETSPVEPGGFFQEMPARGEARVICYSPDHSATLAGMEDPQRRAVIEEWCRLSAELGARWDHVQIFENKGAMMGASSPHPHGQVWASDYVPTLVEREDACQRKADGSLLANVIAAEDEASERIVASNAHWQAVVPHWAAWPFEVLLIARDDVRRLEELTYDARDALAAILGRVLTAYDRLFLTDFPYSMGWHGAPHALGEDCAHWRLHAHFYPPLLRSAEIRKHMVGFELLAETQRDLTPEAAAERLRRLM, encoded by the coding sequence GTGAGTCTCGATCCGCCCCATCGCCGCAAGAACCTGCTGACCGGCGAATGGGTGCTGGTCAGCCCCCAGCGCATGAACCGGCCCTGGCAGGGGGAGCGAAAGAGCACGGCTGCGGCCGCAAGGGCATCGCACGATCCGGATTGCTACCTGTGTCCGGGAAATCTGCGGTCCGGGGGACAGCACAATCCCGCCTACGACGCGGTTTTCACGTTCGCGAACGACTTTCCGGCGCTGGAAGCGCGTGAAACTTCCCCGGTCGAGCCCGGCGGGTTCTTCCAGGAAATGCCCGCACGGGGCGAGGCGCGGGTGATCTGCTATTCGCCCGACCATTCCGCGACGCTTGCCGGGATGGAGGATCCCCAGCGCCGTGCCGTGATCGAGGAGTGGTGTCGGCTCTCCGCTGAACTCGGCGCGCGCTGGGACCACGTGCAGATCTTCGAGAACAAGGGCGCGATGATGGGCGCTTCCTCTCCGCATCCGCACGGGCAGGTCTGGGCGAGCGATTACGTGCCGACGCTGGTCGAGCGGGAGGACGCCTGCCAGCGCAAGGCCGACGGCTCGCTGCTCGCAAATGTCATCGCGGCCGAGGACGAGGCGAGCGAACGCATCGTCGCGAGCAATGCTCACTGGCAGGCAGTGGTCCCGCACTGGGCGGCCTGGCCCTTCGAAGTGCTGCTGATCGCGCGGGATGATGTACGCCGTCTCGAAGAGCTTACCTACGATGCGCGCGATGCCCTTGCCGCCATCCTGGGCCGCGTGCTGACCGCCTATGACAGGCTGTTCCTCACCGACTTTCCCTATTCGATGGGCTGGCACGGGGCGCCCCATGCGCTCGGCGAAGACTGCGCACACTGGCGGTTGCACGCCCATTTCTACCCGCCGCTGCTGCGATCGGCCGAAATCCGCAAGCACATGGTGGGCTTCGAACTGCTGGCGGAAACCCAGCGCGACCTGACGCCCGAGGCGGCCGCCGAGCGCTTGCGGAGATTGATGTGA
- the galK gene encoding galactokinase produces the protein MLASDRAREAFRAQFGAEAEGLVFAPGRVNLIGEHVDYNDGLVLPMPLTQGTWVAWGPGAVGNGVEVHAADLDETDSSLLADAGPGIAGSWQSYVRGMIELWPSSTAPLRLAIAGDLPRGCGLSSSASLCIAVGRALESASGTRLDAETMARLAQRVEHEFAGVACGIMDQMAIAAGKPDHALFLDCRDLGYRHIRFPDAWTFRIVQSGVTRGLVDGEYNARRQQCEQACEKLGVASLRDVNPEQFSAASLPEPAASRARHVVSEIERTRQAAEALDRGDIASFGALLNASHASLRDDFEVSHPVVDAIVERLQKEIGEGGGARMTGAGFGGAVVAVHRRDEAT, from the coding sequence ATGCTTGCTTCCGACCGGGCGCGGGAAGCGTTCCGGGCTCAATTCGGTGCCGAAGCCGAAGGCCTGGTCTTCGCACCCGGGCGGGTCAATTTGATCGGCGAACACGTCGACTACAATGACGGGCTGGTGCTCCCGATGCCGCTGACGCAGGGCACATGGGTTGCCTGGGGGCCGGGCGCGGTGGGCAACGGCGTGGAGGTTCATGCCGCCGATCTCGATGAAACCGACAGCTCCCTTCTCGCAGATGCAGGCCCCGGTATTGCCGGGAGCTGGCAGTCCTACGTGCGCGGCATGATCGAGCTGTGGCCGTCATCGACCGCACCGCTTCGGCTGGCGATCGCGGGGGATCTGCCGCGCGGATGTGGCCTTTCATCTTCCGCATCGCTGTGCATCGCGGTGGGCAGGGCGCTCGAAAGCGCCAGCGGCACAAGGCTCGATGCCGAAACCATGGCGCGCCTCGCGCAGCGCGTGGAGCACGAGTTTGCCGGTGTCGCCTGCGGAATCATGGACCAGATGGCAATCGCGGCGGGCAAGCCCGATCACGCGCTGTTCCTCGATTGCCGGGATCTCGGCTATCGCCACATCCGCTTTCCCGATGCTTGGACGTTTCGGATCGTCCAGTCCGGCGTGACGCGCGGTCTTGTTGACGGCGAATACAACGCCCGCCGCCAGCAGTGCGAACAGGCTTGCGAGAAGCTGGGTGTGGCGAGCCTGCGCGACGTGAACCCGGAGCAGTTTTCCGCGGCCAGCCTGCCGGAACCGGCGGCATCGCGCGCCCGCCACGTCGTGAGCGAGATCGAACGCACGCGCCAGGCTGCCGAGGCGCTCGATCGCGGTGACATCGCCAGCTTCGGAGCATTGCTGAATGCAAGCCATGCTTCGCTGCGGGACGACTTCGAAGTGAGTCACCCGGTGGTCGACGCGATCGTCGAACGACTGCAAAAGGAAATCGGCGAAGGTGGCGGGGCGCGCATGACCGGCGCGGGATTTGGCGGGGCCGTCGTCGCAGTACATCGGCGGGACGAGGCCACCTGA
- a CDS encoding alpha/beta fold hydrolase — translation MVANNRDALPAQDDEERLREWLIDYDRILAELDRDPDGFAARFHDEVLQHDFTPSAIVDRVAMAIAVLDVGKRGTRFESEGVTQALREAIDWELAEYVALTGKSRLHATEADRWPAVVAYVALADAEGWDLPGIPADVLDEPQGERVIFVAQSEADSNAIVWACQAYAMTALETRAVVSALMVPTMKEAAEHAGISHDTMRQAISSATAKAGARNFPGLVQTISLLSMGIDPASRDREAVLMDLWGLTPRQAAVAALLAQGLSRRTTAHALSISEATVKKETEIVFANTAAESAADLSRRISAAYGMHVMAGASGGRVSWADRTIDPLRFISRRDGSRIAISDYGPRGGRPVLIVHSSMTARHPPRGLVRELAERGYRPITIDRPGYGLTEIEAVSDPALSQDPFGPAARDMATVMDALRIDRLDIIARGGAQAVLAFGALFPERVGSVVLVNPDAPSKRDDHRVGPIGAFKEFYLRNPWLIATAGHFLARQLNRRTAENMMRRSMQQSPPDLALLDNPEVVDDYYRALRPFGAGKLQGYVREQTYFATRPTDAYRPDSHGWKVLISGHDTFSDPQDMLDYWSALLPDASVDMVPHGGRLLAYAEPGLIVEALEACRRDD, via the coding sequence ATGGTCGCGAACAATCGAGACGCCTTGCCGGCGCAGGATGACGAGGAACGCCTGCGCGAATGGCTGATCGATTACGACCGCATCCTCGCCGAGCTTGACCGCGATCCCGACGGATTCGCCGCACGTTTCCACGACGAGGTCCTGCAGCACGATTTCACCCCGTCCGCGATCGTCGACCGGGTCGCGATGGCGATCGCGGTGCTGGACGTCGGCAAGCGGGGGACTCGGTTCGAGAGCGAAGGAGTCACCCAGGCCTTGCGAGAGGCGATCGACTGGGAACTGGCGGAATACGTGGCCCTGACCGGCAAGTCGCGCCTCCATGCAACCGAAGCTGATCGTTGGCCGGCGGTTGTCGCCTATGTCGCCCTGGCCGATGCCGAAGGGTGGGACCTGCCGGGCATACCTGCGGACGTTCTCGACGAACCACAAGGCGAACGGGTGATCTTCGTCGCGCAATCGGAAGCTGATTCAAACGCGATCGTATGGGCGTGCCAAGCCTACGCCATGACGGCGCTCGAAACCCGCGCGGTCGTCTCGGCACTGATGGTGCCGACCATGAAGGAGGCTGCCGAGCACGCCGGGATCTCGCACGACACGATGCGGCAGGCCATTTCCTCGGCCACTGCAAAGGCCGGCGCACGCAACTTCCCCGGGCTGGTGCAGACCATTTCGCTGCTTTCCATGGGGATCGATCCGGCCAGTCGCGACCGGGAAGCCGTCCTGATGGACCTCTGGGGCCTCACTCCCCGCCAGGCGGCAGTCGCGGCGCTGCTGGCCCAGGGGCTGAGCCGCCGCACCACCGCGCATGCACTCAGCATTTCCGAAGCGACGGTGAAGAAGGAAACGGAAATCGTCTTCGCGAACACGGCGGCGGAATCCGCAGCCGACCTGTCGCGACGTATCTCCGCCGCCTACGGAATGCATGTCATGGCCGGCGCGAGCGGCGGAAGAGTGAGCTGGGCCGACCGGACGATCGATCCGCTACGATTCATTTCGCGGCGCGACGGCTCGCGCATCGCCATCTCCGATTACGGCCCGCGCGGTGGCCGGCCCGTCCTCATCGTGCATTCGTCGATGACTGCACGCCATCCGCCGCGCGGCCTGGTGAGGGAACTGGCCGAGCGCGGTTACCGGCCGATCACGATCGACCGGCCGGGATATGGGCTGACCGAGATCGAAGCGGTGTCCGATCCGGCGCTGTCGCAAGATCCCTTCGGCCCGGCTGCGCGTGACATGGCGACCGTCATGGACGCGCTGCGGATCGACAGGCTCGACATCATTGCTCGCGGCGGCGCACAGGCGGTACTCGCGTTCGGGGCGCTGTTTCCGGAGCGTGTCGGCTCGGTGGTGCTGGTCAATCCCGACGCGCCGAGCAAGCGCGACGACCACCGGGTCGGACCGATCGGGGCGTTCAAGGAATTCTACCTCAGGAATCCGTGGCTGATCGCGACGGCGGGCCATTTCCTCGCGCGCCAGCTAAACCGCAGGACTGCCGAGAACATGATGCGCCGGTCGATGCAGCAAAGTCCGCCCGACCTGGCGCTGCTCGACAACCCCGAAGTCGTCGACGATTACTATCGCGCATTGCGGCCGTTCGGCGCGGGCAAGCTGCAGGGTTACGTGCGCGAGCAGACCTATTTCGCGACCCGGCCCACCGATGCCTACCGACCCGACAGCCACGGCTGGAAGGTGCTGATCAGCGGTCACGACACTTTCAGCGATCCGCAGGACATGCTCGACTACTGGAGCGCGCTTTTGCCCGATGCCTCGGTCGATATGGTGCCGCACGGCGGGCGACTGCTCGCCTATGCCGAACCCGGGCTGATCGTCGAAGCACTCGAGGCCTGTCGGCGCGACGATTGA